One window of the Candidatus Hydrogenedentota bacterium genome contains the following:
- a CDS encoding sugar phosphate isomerase/epimerase, with product MSIRHASTRREFFRQTALMSPLACVLLASRNAGAAPEDWHIGCYTRPWDKYDYRVALDAIAEAGFHYAGLMTTNSPTHLVISVQTTPEEAQAVAEACKERKLAVPSVYGGDIPVTQSLEAGIAGMKKLVDNCATVGAKNLMMGGVGDPAVQGLYYEAIKACCDYAAEKGIGVSVKPHGGLNATGPQCRGIIEQVGHKNFRLWYDPGNIFYYSD from the coding sequence CCCTTGGCATGTGTATTGCTCGCCTCCCGAAACGCCGGCGCCGCGCCTGAGGATTGGCACATCGGCTGTTATACGCGGCCGTGGGACAAGTACGACTACCGAGTGGCGCTGGACGCCATCGCCGAGGCGGGATTCCACTACGCCGGGCTCATGACGACCAACTCGCCCACACATCTTGTCATCTCGGTGCAGACCACGCCCGAAGAGGCGCAGGCGGTCGCGGAAGCGTGCAAGGAACGCAAGCTTGCGGTTCCGTCCGTCTATGGCGGCGATATCCCCGTGACGCAATCGCTGGAGGCGGGCATCGCGGGGATGAAGAAGCTGGTCGACAACTGCGCCACGGTGGGCGCAAAGAACTTGATGATGGGGGGCGTGGGGGACCCGGCCGTGCAGGGGCTTTACTACGAGGCCATCAAGGCATGTTGCGACTACGCGGCGGAAAAGGGCATCGGGGTCAGCGTGAAGCCGCACGGCGGATTGAATGCCACGGGGCCGCAGTGCCGCGGAATCATCGAGCAGGTCGGGCACAAAAACTTCCGGCTCTGGTACGACCCCGGCAACATCTTCTACTACTCCGACG
- a CDS encoding sugar phosphate isomerase/epimerase, with product VSVKPHGGLNATGPQCRGIIEQVGHKNFRLWYDPGNIFYYSDGQLDPVDDAATVDGLVVGMSVKDFRAPKDVMLTPGTGLVDFEKVMARLKKGGFTAGPLVVETLAPGELPQLLEEARKARVFLEELVQRIA from the coding sequence GTCAGCGTGAAGCCGCACGGCGGATTGAATGCCACGGGGCCGCAGTGCCGCGGAATCATCGAGCAGGTCGGGCACAAAAACTTCCGGCTCTGGTACGACCCCGGCAACATCTTCTACTACTCCGACGGCCAATTGGATCCTGTGGACGATGCCGCCACCGTCGATGGGCTCGTGGTGGGCATGTCGGTCAAGGATTTTCGCGCGCCGAAGGACGTCATGCTGACCCCCGGCACGGGCCTTGTCGATTTCGAGAAGGTCATGGCGCGCCTCAAAAAGGGCGGGTTCACCGCCGGGCCGCTAGTGGTCGAAACGCTGGCTCCCGGCGAGTTGCCGCAACTCCTCGAAGAAGCGCGCAAAGCGCGGGTATTCCTGGAAGAACTCGTCCAGCGCATCGCGTGA